The following coding sequences are from one Loxodonta africana isolate mLoxAfr1 chromosome 18, mLoxAfr1.hap2, whole genome shotgun sequence window:
- the LOC111752613 gene encoding CMRF35-like molecule 6 isoform X3 yields MLSGPSTVTGIVGETLSVQCRYEEKFKESDKYWCREPALRPCYKIVETSGSEREKRRGRVSISDHPAQLSFTVTMTKLTVEDAGKYWCGIDITWLRDARLPFDPTFQVVVSVSPAEPHPHTSTRTAGTSSVPAPRSSTPTSTTTSTTTTDCPTVPSTMLATAGATHSRSSQEKSNQSQGPGSPLRSVHFLLLIFLKVPLFLSILSAVLWVNRPQRGPRGRWSQPNYENQ; encoded by the exons ATGCTGAGTGGCCCCAGCACTGTGACGGGCATCGTGGGGGAAACTCTGAGCGTGCAATGTCGGTATGAGGAGAAATTCAAGGAAAGCGACAAATATTGGTGCAGAGAACCGGCTTTGAGACCATGTTACAAGATTGTGGAGACCAGTgggtcagagagagagaagaggaggggCCGAGTGTCCATCAGTGACCATCCTGCCCAGCTCAGCTTCACAGTGACCATGACAAAACTCACAGTGGAGGACGCAGGCAAATACTGGTGTGGGATCGATATAACATGGCTCAGAGATGCACGGCTTCCATTTGATCCCACCTTCCAGGTGGTGGTGTCTGTGTCCCCAGCTGAGCCCCACCCCCACACCAGCACCAGGACTGCCGGAACAAGCTCAG TACCAGCACCAAGGTCAAGCACACCTACAAGTACCACGACTTCCACAACCACAACTGACTGTCCAACTGTGCCATCCACTATGCTGGCCACAGCAGGTGCCACCCACAGCAGGAGCAGCCAGGAGAAGTCCAACCAGAGCCAGGGCCCAGG GTCCCCACTCCGCAGTGTCCACTTCCTGCTTCTGATCTTCCTGAAGGTGCCCCTGTTCTTGAGCATACTTAGTGCTGTCCTCTGGGTGAACAGGCCTCAGAGAGGCCCTCGGGGGAGATGGAGTCAGCCCAACTATGAGAACCAGTAG
- the LOC111752613 gene encoding protein CD300H-like isoform X1 translates to MLPAIFRPAVASLGRTACSEEELLIFLPGLGLCFPGCLMLSGPSTVTGIVGETLSVQCRYEEKFKESDKYWCREPALRPCYKIVETSGSEREKRRGRVSISDHPAQLSFTVTMTKLTVEDAGKYWCGIDITWLRDARLPFDPTFQVVVSVSPAEPHPHTSTRTAGTSSVPAPRSSTPTSTTTSTTTTDCPTVPSTMLATAGATHSRSSQEKSNQSQGPGSPLRSVHFLLLIFLKVPLFLSILSAVLWVNRPQRGPRGRWSQPNYENQ, encoded by the exons ATGCTACCGGCTATTTTCAGACCTGCGGTGGCCTCTCTGGGGAGAACAGCGTGCTCAGAGGAAGAGCTTCTTATATTTTTG CCTGGACTCGGTTTGTGTTTTCCAGGCTGCCTGATGCTGAGTGGCCCCAGCACTGTGACGGGCATCGTGGGGGAAACTCTGAGCGTGCAATGTCGGTATGAGGAGAAATTCAAGGAAAGCGACAAATATTGGTGCAGAGAACCGGCTTTGAGACCATGTTACAAGATTGTGGAGACCAGTgggtcagagagagagaagaggaggggCCGAGTGTCCATCAGTGACCATCCTGCCCAGCTCAGCTTCACAGTGACCATGACAAAACTCACAGTGGAGGACGCAGGCAAATACTGGTGTGGGATCGATATAACATGGCTCAGAGATGCACGGCTTCCATTTGATCCCACCTTCCAGGTGGTGGTGTCTGTGTCCCCAGCTGAGCCCCACCCCCACACCAGCACCAGGACTGCCGGAACAAGCTCAG TACCAGCACCAAGGTCAAGCACACCTACAAGTACCACGACTTCCACAACCACAACTGACTGTCCAACTGTGCCATCCACTATGCTGGCCACAGCAGGTGCCACCCACAGCAGGAGCAGCCAGGAGAAGTCCAACCAGAGCCAGGGCCCAGG GTCCCCACTCCGCAGTGTCCACTTCCTGCTTCTGATCTTCCTGAAGGTGCCCCTGTTCTTGAGCATACTTAGTGCTGTCCTCTGGGTGAACAGGCCTCAGAGAGGCCCTCGGGGGAGATGGAGTCAGCCCAACTATGAGAACCAGTAG
- the LOC111752613 gene encoding CMRF35-like molecule 6 isoform X2, which translates to MTQEDWAVWLPSALLLLWVPGCLMLSGPSTVTGIVGETLSVQCRYEEKFKESDKYWCREPALRPCYKIVETSGSEREKRRGRVSISDHPAQLSFTVTMTKLTVEDAGKYWCGIDITWLRDARLPFDPTFQVVVSVSPAEPHPHTSTRTAGTSSVPAPRSSTPTSTTTSTTTTDCPTVPSTMLATAGATHSRSSQEKSNQSQGPGSPLRSVHFLLLIFLKVPLFLSILSAVLWVNRPQRGPRGRWSQPNYENQ; encoded by the exons GCTGCCTGATGCTGAGTGGCCCCAGCACTGTGACGGGCATCGTGGGGGAAACTCTGAGCGTGCAATGTCGGTATGAGGAGAAATTCAAGGAAAGCGACAAATATTGGTGCAGAGAACCGGCTTTGAGACCATGTTACAAGATTGTGGAGACCAGTgggtcagagagagagaagaggaggggCCGAGTGTCCATCAGTGACCATCCTGCCCAGCTCAGCTTCACAGTGACCATGACAAAACTCACAGTGGAGGACGCAGGCAAATACTGGTGTGGGATCGATATAACATGGCTCAGAGATGCACGGCTTCCATTTGATCCCACCTTCCAGGTGGTGGTGTCTGTGTCCCCAGCTGAGCCCCACCCCCACACCAGCACCAGGACTGCCGGAACAAGCTCAG TACCAGCACCAAGGTCAAGCACACCTACAAGTACCACGACTTCCACAACCACAACTGACTGTCCAACTGTGCCATCCACTATGCTGGCCACAGCAGGTGCCACCCACAGCAGGAGCAGCCAGGAGAAGTCCAACCAGAGCCAGGGCCCAGG GTCCCCACTCCGCAGTGTCCACTTCCTGCTTCTGATCTTCCTGAAGGTGCCCCTGTTCTTGAGCATACTTAGTGCTGTCCTCTGGGTGAACAGGCCTCAGAGAGGCCCTCGGGGGAGATGGAGTCAGCCCAACTATGAGAACCAGTAG